One genomic window of Rickettsiales bacterium includes the following:
- a CDS encoding IS1595 family transposase: HFNLFLKECEWRFNMGTPSDLLADLKKLLKEYY, encoded by the coding sequence GCATTTTAATCTGTTCTTGAAAGAATGTGAGTGGAGGTTTAATATGGGCACACCAAGTGACTTACTGGCAGACCTGAAAAAGTTGCTCAAAGAATATTATTAG